The following DNA comes from Rosa rugosa chromosome 5, drRosRugo1.1, whole genome shotgun sequence.
AATACTAATTTTcttgtctactgccccccaatacatgtctactgccccccaatacagGGTTTAATAtgtgtctattggggggcaatagacacgTATTGGTTGTCTGTTATTCATTTACTGACAAATATAATTTTGGTAACAGTACTGGTTCTTGGAGAAGACCAAGATCAGAAACTGGATTCCAGGAATGGAGGATGAGAAACCGAGATTTGTGAGGTGGTCGATAAAGGAGCTGTTCAACCTGCAGAAGCTCCATCAGAATCCAGACTGGCCAGAGGACTTGATAAAAGAAGGGCCGTGGTTAGAACATTGCTACATCAACTTGTCGGATACGGATGAGGAGCAGGAAACACCAAGTTTCAACAACTGGGTAAGTTAGCAGTTAAAGTGGAATTGAACAAATGGtatattgggggcaatagacatctattggcccccaatactgGGTTCATAAggtgtctattgccccccaatagacgtctattgccccccaagtttcttctttttgattCAATTGTTGTTTTATTGGTTACAGGTTCCCCAAGCGAGCCAAGACCAGGAAGAGGAGACCATAAGGGTTACTGGTAACATGAAAGTTCTGCTGAAAGAAATGGATAGGGTGATTGAAGACAATGGTGAAAAACAGGAAATGGAGGAGCAAATGAAGAAACTCTTGGAAGCAAATGAAGGACTTGCAAACCATATTAGGGTGCTTTGGAAAAAGGTTACTGTTGCAGATGGGAAAATTGAGAGTATGGAGAACAAAATGACTGAGGTGATGCAGGAAAACAGATCGCACCAGAACCACATAAAAGCACTGAAGAAATTGTTGGCGAAAGCAACCAGCAGGAACCCTGAACAGAAAAGCAGTGAGCAGCAAAATAATCAACTACAGATGGTGCTGGTGTCGACCGAGAAAGATCACAGGAGGGAATCTGAGGGGAACTTTGCAGAATATGACACTCGAACACCAGTCAACGAAGAACCAAGGGCAGCAGATCCAATTAATGCATCTCCAATATCTTACAAGAGTCCAGAACGGGAAGTGTTTGAGGATACACATGTGGACACACTAAATGAGATGGAATCAGAAAAAATAGATCAACTTGTGTCAAAAATACTGGAAGCAGCTGAGACGGTTGAAATGCCTGAGGCAGGAACAGAAATGGCAGTACCATCGGTccccaaggagaagaaaacggTTGACATGCATTCAATCGAGAGGaatgtgaaagaaaaaaagagaaaggcaGCTGTGAAGGACAAGGACGACGACTTTGAGTATGACACACCGGAGATCCTGAAGACTTATGGAAAGAGAAGAAAGACTGCTGCACAGGAACAgccaaaggagaaaaagaaagcaCAACCGAAGCCGCCAACAAAAATTCAGAAAGGAAAACAAGTGCAGCACCCAATGCAAATAAAAGATGTGAATTGTGAGAAGTACACTTGGAAAACATTAAAGCCTGAACTAGCAAGACACTACCAGCAATTCTTTGAGATAGTGGATGACAATACGTGAGTGCATAGCATAACTTTCAAACCATGAATGCTTTACAAACCCGTATTAACTAAATATTTTTCTGTTTACGCAGATATGTCTACTGGAGAAGTGATAATGGAATACTAGGGGTAACCAGGGGAGACATGAAGATTATCGTAGAAGAGAAAGATCTGGATGTTAATGTAAGAAGCTTAAgctgtttgtttttatttgaccccaatacatgtctattgccccccaatagacccctattgggggcaataatcgctgtttgtttgtttttattagacattaatagacgtctattggcccccaataggggtatattggggggcaataggtaATGTTCTTCACATATATAATACTAACTGAAAATCAAATTGAACAATTGCAGGTGGTCAAGGCTTACACTGAAATGTTGCAGAAGGAACTGAAAGAAAGGAACACTCAGATTGGATTACTAAACATCGAAGCAGCGGTAAGCACCGAAACAAAAATAGCAGCTGGCGTTGCACCACATCCGAAAAACATATTTAAGTAAACAATTCAATGCTTTCATATGTGTTTACTCTTTGGTGCAGTTTTACACAGTTCAACACGAAAAGAAACTAGCGGATTTCAAAAAAGAAGGCAAGAACATTCTCAAAGACGACTTCAAAGGCCACGAGATTGAAATAGAGTTATTCCTGATCGAAGAACTGTGGAGTAAGTTCAGCTACCCCAAGGTGATTATCCCAATACACCATTACTACAGCCAGCACTACACACTGCTTGTCATCGACAATGAGAAAAAGCAGTTTGTTCACATGAACTCTATGCTGCCACCAAAGAATGAATGGACAAAAGATAACCAATATTACAACAACGCAAACTGGGTGGTAAGTAACCATATCAAaacaaattgtttatttttcaaATGGTGAAATTTGGAAAGTTTGTTGATGCTTTATAAATCTGCTATAAACAGGTTAAGCACATAAGGAGGTTCATACATGACGTGAAGGTGACAAGGACAATATTTCCAGGTGACAGCCAGGATCAAGAGAACACAAGAGAGAAGTGCAAAGGTGAGGACAGTAGAGGAGAATTGGTCACCGAGGTTGAAGAAATGACACCAAGAGAGAAAGATTGCAGAAGGTGGATCTTGGATAATCAAATCGGGGAAAATGACTATGAGCTTGTAGAAGACTTCAACTGCCCTCAGCAGAAAACCTGTTCGTAAGTGCCTCAAAATCCTTTACTCTTTATTTTTGATATAAAAGAAGACAGTTTAATTGATAAATTTGTGCAAATTGTCAGTATATTGCCCCCAATAggtgtctattggggggcaataggaaCTCTCTTTATGGATCAGTAACTGAAATTCTTGCTTTACAGGGATGACTGTGGGCCTTTTATGATCCATTTCATGGAAAGCATAATTCACGGAGTGGGACCCAGCAAGAAGAAAGGCAATGACATGAGGAAAACAATTCTTGAGAGGTTTGCAAAGGAGGAATGTGTTTGGAGCGTTGAGAAATACCTTGCTGAAACTGCAGATGCTGTAGGAGAgccaaaaaaatagaaaatgaataTTTTAAGTAGTTACTTTCTGTTGAACTTACTTTGGTTTGGAATAATTTCGGATGATTTGACATCTTTTCAATTTAATTTCTGTCAACTTGAAAGAATTTATCTTCATTTACTATGGTTGTGCATAGGACACAGGTCGATATTCAAATTACAGACCCCTATTACAAACCTGATGCCTTAACTCCTTAGAAACcaggttctattggggggcaatagaggtctattggcccccaatagagcTTGGTTAGAGTGTCAGAAGTAACACAATAGGATATCCAACTACATTTGAATGTGCAAGTGTtaaaaaatttcacaacaaaacTGAAGTACCAATCAATGTCAATAATCTTTGACACCAACAAATGTTAAACTGACCCTGGATAAAatcatctattgccccccaatagcctaTTACTGCCCCCCCAATACAACCAATCAAAATGCTAAAACAATTGACAACTTTACATTCAAATAGGTTCAGTGCAGGTCTTCTTGTTATGCTGTCCCATTTTGCCACATCGGCCACAACGAATGAGCTTCTTTTCACACTCTCCTCTAGACTTGAACCTCTTGAGCCTAGGCCTCCCGGGAGGCCTCTTTGCATTTGGAGGAAGTATGAAGTCATTACTTGCAGATTCCGAAGAAGCCATATCAACATTAGATATTGGATAAATTGGAAAATCATAACACTTCTTGTAATAATCAACATAAAAATGCTTATCCATAAAAGCATAAACATCCAATGAGGCAGCTTGAATTGCAGCAAGACCGTGGCAGCAAGGGAAGCAGTTAATCTCCCATTTTTTACATGAGCACGAAGGAGTTCCAAGGTCCACAACATAAGAATACTTTGATCTAACCTCATAAACATTTGTATGGGAGTAATGCACATTGAAACGGCAAGCTTTCTCCATACCTTCTTTCAAACGACCCTCCATAACAGGAGTAAGTTGTGAGGTCCAAAGCTGTGCCTCATCTCTCCTCTCACCCATCATCTGCATCACCCTAATCCGAGTCTGATCAAGCATAGTGTACACTGGCATCTCCCGCTCAACAGCAAACCAAGCATTAAAAGATTCAGCTATACTATTAGCCATAATTCCATAACGGCATCCAGGGAAAAATGCACGGCACCAGTTTTGAACAGGCAGATCAGCAAGAAACGGATCTATAATATCAGCACCACCAGCTTCTCTCAACTCTCTTAAATGAAAACGATATTCCTTTTCAGTGCATGAATATGCCAACTCAAAAAACTTCTTTTTAACATCATCTTTCAAAACAGAAGAGCCTTTACCGTTGTATTTAGTCATGAGGTTATGCACCAAGTGCTTGTAACAGAAAAGATGAGGATTACCAGGAAATATCTTATCGAAAGCACTCAATAGTCCAACACCGCGATCACTAATAAAAGTGATCTTTCTACCTTGAGGTTCCAGCAAGTTCTTCAAGTGTTGGAAGAAAAAGGACCAATTAGCATCAGTCTCAGAATCACAGACACACATTGCAAGAGGAAAGAAACCTACAGAAAACCGGAAAAAAAAGTGAGTCTACTGGgggtcaatagacgtctattggggggcaatacatgattgcagcgtgccgctgcaccgccaACTGGAGCGTGCCGCTCCACattttcaacaaaaaagaattaaaaaaacaacaataaacataatagaaacaaaaaggggagagaaatcagaaaaaaataaacgtgtattggggggcaatatatctCTATTGGGGGTCAAAACATAATTGCAGCGTGCCGCTACACCGCCAAAGGGAGCGTGCCGCAACACATTTTCAACAAAAATACCAATAAAAAATCATAGACATGAGAAAAATACCATGATTTCCATTCTTTCCGGTTGCACAAAGTATCTGCCCCTTGTAGACACTCTTCCCAAAAGTCCCATCGACATACAAGATGGGAAGACAGAATTCAAAGCCACGAACACAGCCTGCATAAGCTAGGAAAAGCCTCTGGAACCGATTACTCGATGAATCAACttccaaaacaaaagaagaaccGGGGTTCGTCTCAAATACAGCTTCCCTATACCATGTTAACATGTTAAACGAATCAGCCTCAGAGCCATAAATCATTTCCCTAGCCTTCTGCTTTGCTTTCCAAGCAACCTTGTATGATATATCAAACCCATAAGCTGACTTGAACTTGCTGATAATTTCCCTTGGCTTCAATGACAAGTTATAGCTAATGTCCTCTTCAATACATGACTTGACAATTTTTGATCCCAAAAGCTCATGTTTTTGCTTTCGAAGAACACCTTTGCAAGAATGGACATTGTCCAACTCACCAATAATAAAGCAACCATTTGCAGGCAATACATAACCACGGACATTCCACTCACATCCTTCGGTTCCCCAATTGGAACAAACTGCATGAATTCTGTCCCAGTCATTTCTAATAAATACAAAGCTGAACCCAACTTCAATAGCATACTTTCTGAGCCTGTCTCGAAACTCAGGGGAACCGCCACGAAATTTCTGCCCTACACATTGAATGTAACTAGCCCACTCATTTGACAAGTAAGACTTTTGAACTTCAGTCCTAAATGCCTCAGTGAGGTAATCATCTTCATCAACAATACCAGAGCAGCTATCTTCAAATGAAACAGAAGTTTTTTTTGCTGCAACTTACACTATTCTTCAACACCATAATATCAACACAATCCAATTTGTAAATCTTGGCACCGCTAAACAGCATCTTGAAATCATCATCATtgcgaagaaaaaaaatagcgCATCCAGGAAGCGAATAATGAAGCTCAATATCATCAGTTGCAGAAAACTTGAACtgttcacaaatgtattcaaaCAAATGAGCATAGCTCATATATTGATTAATACAAAACATGAAACTTTGTCCAGAATGAGTGCACTTAACAGCCAAGGAAGCATCCATATTCctgtatataaaaaaataataataataataataaaaccactattgccccccaatagacacaTACTGACCCCCAACAGATGGGCCTCAGATAAAATCTATTTACAAAACCGAAACAAGTTACTATAAACACGTACTACTGAACTTCAGTAACAACTAAGAGTatcaaaaacagaagaaaagcgGCTTTTTCAATCCTCTATTGACCCCCAGTAtgggtctactggggggcaatatatgGTTCACAAAGACCAAAATCATGTCAGAAGCTACCAAATCACATCATTATCAACACCGTGAACAACAATTcatccaaaaaagaagaaaagcagctATGTAAACCCATATTGACTGGCAATAAACGATTAACAAATACCAGAATAAATTGAACCGTTTCAAAACAGAATCACAACAAACTTAGCACAACGAAACATATCAAACTTAGCACAACAAACTTATAAGCATGAAAAATATCAAATCGAACCAAATCAAAGATGAAATTCACGAAACACAGACCAAAATTAACGCAATAAGTCGGAAATAACAAAACGTACAGGAAAACAAAACTCAGATTCAAAAAATCAGCCTCAGACTCAATCGAGATGAATAGCAAACaaggataaaaaaataaaaaagctcgAAGAAACGGAATTGAAATCGTTTCAAACCGAGCTGTAGCATGGTTGAAATCCAAAGCGACattgcttctttctctctccattgcgagcttctctctctatcgCACCAGAAccagagcttctctctctatcgCACCAGAAccagagcttctctctctaagcaGAAGCTTCTCTCTATTCATTACCTCGGGAGACTAGGTCGACTAGGTCGCGTTAACAAAAGGGTAAAAAGgtaaacaaaaatatattaaaatagaAATGTTGTGTAAAAAGAAATAGATCCTTAGAGTGTTTAGGGTAgaggggaattaaaaaaagttgctggggtaagtgggaacatTGACTAtaaaattagggtaaatggacaaaatcccaAAAAACAAAGAGTCTACATTTCATATTCAACTAAATTGATAAAAGCTTTTATTAGACTCCAAATCGTATTACCTGCTATTGGCTAAATTCAGTAGGTGCAACCGTGCAACATTATTTGCGAGGAAATGTTTTGTTCTCTTGATGTCACCTCAAGAAGTTAGCAGATGGCATGGTAACTAGAGTCTTAAAAAGATTATTCAAAGTGACATCACCTAGTACTTGTTTTAGACTACTGTTGATGGACTACCAACTGCTAACCCTCAACTACTAAAGGAATTGGACTGGAAGGTGATAAAAGAAGTAAAATTCTCAAATCATGCAAAATATATTTCCGATCATCAAACCCATTCAGTAATAGTCTACATTCCTCACTTCCCTGTCTTCTGGTTCTTTGGGGGGATGCAATCTTTACACTTAAATTGGGTTTACGGAGGACTGCAGAAGACTTCAAGTTTGTTAGATTGCATAAGCGTGGGTGCCAAGTCAATGGAGCTCTACATTGGCTAGAATAGAAAACTCCCATTTTGTACGGATTCTTCATACGCTGCTCATTAATGAAACTAAAACTCCCAAATGGAAACATCGATGATTGAAAACTTCCCAACCTTACATAGACAACAACATAATGCGGTTGTATCATTTTCTAAACAAATCCAAATTACGCTCTCACAATCTCTCTTGATTAAACATAACTACGAACCTCAACATTTGGTTTTCAGATTACATTGATAAGGAAGTAGCAATTATCGGAGAAGTAGCAGGGATTCTCCGCAATCCAATTGTCATTGACAGTCAACTTTGTTGCACTATACATCCGACACCCTTTATATTTCTGTACGTGTAGCTTCAATTGGAATAAGAGTAATTGATAAGCTGCCATGTTCTGTATATCCTTTGGATGAAGCAACCTTATGTCTCTAATCACAACTGTGTGTCTGTAGTCACCCTGGTAAAAGTCTCGAAATCAATTAGTTATATAGCCACATTATAAGAACAGAACTATAAACACAAGTGAGAGGAATTGTGTATAAAGAAAACTAGACATTGATCATTGTTAGTTACCACAAGTTAGCATTGCACTAAACCATGGTCAGTGTGTGGTATTATCTTGTGTCGGAAATCTAGACTTCTTAATTATTATTGATTCTCATGCTCGTTATATTCATTGTCTTATTACTGATATCACTTCAAATGTTGCTTGGTCTACAccttttatttatgtttttccaTAGAAACATAAACAATGCAACAACCCAAAAGGTAAAAGTATAAGTAGGTAATGTTCTCTTTCCTAACAATCTAAAATTGTACATTGTTATACAGTTAAATGTATGATATTGATTGCCTAGCACATTTCCATTGGCATCACCATAAGAGAGGAACAACATACATGCTAACAATAAATTGCATACTTGACCACcttggagggggggggggggattggTTTATTGACAAACTGACAGATTCTATAAGAAATTGAcctaaggcagtcaaatagaaTTTAAAATGCATCAATCATGAAGATTTTCACATAAAGCCAATAATGCAAGTACTGCACAAATTATAGGGCGTGAAAAAGCAATAGAGGTGTGTACCTGGTGACATATCAGCAGGTTGAAATTTCAAGTTGCAAAACTGTGTCTTGTGCATATCATCAGCTAATGGTTTATCATACTACAGAACTCATATATCAGCATACATGCTGAAATTTCCAACATAGAACAAAGATGCTGATATATGAATACTGTAGCAACTTTGGCCTGAAATTTCTAGAGTTAGCATACATGGTGAAATTTCCAACATAGAACAAAGATGCTGATATATGAGTACTGTAGCAACTTTGGCCTGAGATGCTGATATATGAGTACATGCTGATAATTTAGCACAGTTTCTGacttctatttatactaacAAAAATGTATTTTATACTTCAGTCCTCTCTAAATCCATTGCTAAattcataattgtgatttttttctaaatatcAAGGGAAAGACAACAAAGTAAACagaccaaatccaaaatcagaGTAATATGCATATAAACCCCTAAATCAAAACCTGCAAATTCAAATCCAATACATATCCCCcaaattcaaacaacaaaatCAAGATTCCAAAGAGAGATAGTCGGAGCTGTTTTTGATCTGTGTACTTTAAATTTGCAAGATCAGAAAGCACTTGCATGACAGTTAATTCTTCTCAGAGGTCACTATGAAGTATGAACAGTCAGATCACAATAAAGACAGACCTGCCTCGTTCCGATTCCGCCTAAATCCCAACcagtccaaaattgaagcaagcaACCTATAGTATAGTGCACAAATATAATTAGCAGATCTAGTTTTAGTTCATGATCATACATAGAGATAAAAACTGAAACATAATGAAAAGACCTGTAAACCCATTTCAAGACCTGTAAACTCTGTGCCAATGACATCAACATCTGGATCGTAATAAGGATCTGAGGTGTTTTGTTGGCTACtcattttctcttcttcctcgTACACAACCTCGATTCCCATCTCTTTTACCTGATAACGTTCTGCAGTTCACCTCTGTTAAGGGGATTAGAATTGGCAGTCAAGAAATTCAGAGAAGAAAACCCATTCGTGCAGCAGATCGTACCCTCAATAAAGAAATTACCAATTAACCCAAAAAAGGACATAAAACAATCATTCGAGCTTATAAACGATCAGAagaaccacaaaaaaaaaaaaaaaaagccacaaAATCTGCAGGCTCTGTTCGATGTATACTATATATAACAAATGAGGCAAAGCAAAAGAAACAGATGAACCCAAGGCACAGACCACTTTAAATGGCAATCGATTAGAAGAAACTATCAAAGCCAAACTCAGGATGATGAAATTTTTATATAAAACCCTTAATCGAATAATCCCAAAAAGCCGAACCCAACAAAATTGACCACAAAATTTATATAATGAAGTTAGCTTTTACctttaaagattgaaactttgaatgtGAAACGGAAATTCCCAAATTGGGAACAGACTGAAAAATCGACCAAGACATCCCTTCCTCCTCTCTAGACTTTCCCTCAgcaaatcttcttcttcttattctgaTTGGCAGCGAAAAGTCCCCTCCTTCTCTGTCTCCCACTCTCTGTGCAAGTCCAGCAATAAAGCCTCTTAGAGATTGAATCCAATTACGGAATTCGAATCCAGACCCTATCCCTAacccaatcaatcaatcaatctcggtctctctctctcaaactctcacCTAATTTTAAACTATCTATCCAACCAAAGCTATTTCCTCTCCATTTCAATTTTCTACCACCCAAACACAAAGTTGCATGCACCGAAATTGAAAACGCAATCTCAATCGCATCCAAAATGCCAAACAATTCGATCGAATAAGAAGCTTACCTGGAGCTTAATCTCTCACAATATCGAAAGTTTGAAAGTTTCCCAAAATGAATCATGAAGAAGGCTTTCGAACGATACTTGAAACCCGTCCAATCAATCATCGAGGTCTCAGACTGCGGTGTCTTCTACTGGATTAAGACGGAGATACCAGCAATCCAACTTCTCATTAAGCagccctta
Coding sequences within:
- the LOC133711834 gene encoding uncharacterized protein LOC133711834 yields the protein MDASLAVKCTHSGQSFMFCINQYMSYAHLFEYICEQFKFSATDDIELHYSLPGCAIFFLRNDDDFKMLFSDDYLTEAFRTEVQKSYLSNEWASYIQCVGQKFRGGSPEFRDRLRKYAIEVGFSFVFIRNDWDRIHAVCSNWGTEGCEWNVRGYVLPANGCFIIGELDNVHSCKGVLRKQKHELLGSKIVKSCIEEDISYNLSLKPREIISKFKSAYGFDISYKVAWKAKQKAREMIYGSEADSFNMLTWYREAVFETNPGSSFVLEVDSSSNRFQRLFLAYAGCVRGFEFCLPILYVDGTFGKSVYKGQILCATGKNGNHGFFPLAMCVCDSETDANWSFFFQHLKNLLEPQGRKITFISDRGVGLLSAFDKIFPGNPHLFCYKHLVHNLMTKYNGKGSSVLKDDVKKKFFELAYSCTEKEYRFHLRELREAGGADIIDPFLADLPVQNWCRAFFPGCRYGIMANSIAESFNAWFAVEREMPVYTMLDQTRIRVMQMMGERRDEAQLWTSQLTPVMEGRLKEGMEKACRFNVHYSHTNVYEVRSKYSYVVDLGTPSCSCKKWEINCFPCCHGLAAIQAASLDVYAFMDKHFYVDYYKKCYDFPIYPISNVDMASSESASNDFILPPNAKRPPGRPRLKRFKSRGECEKKLIRCGRCGKMGQHNKKTCTEPI
- the LOC133709990 gene encoding snRNA-activating protein complex subunit-like: MGIEVVYEEEEKMSSQQNTSDPYYDPDVDVIGTEFTGCLLQFWTGWDLGGIGTRQGDYRHTVVIRDIRLLHPKDIQNMAAYQLLLFQLKLHVQKYKGCRMYSATKLTVNDNWIAENPCYFSDNCYFLINVI